One genomic region from Thunnus maccoyii chromosome 16, fThuMac1.1, whole genome shotgun sequence encodes:
- the si:ch73-242m19.1 gene encoding uncharacterized protein si:ch73-242m19.1 isoform X2 — MCDAYRVSSSVKVEQMEAELRHQLSSLRAEIEENGFPRRAVPSKSYSSVPPPKDISFFRLEREQTLRRGLQVAETLPVQSQSDVMQRELESCLSLEYTSDSLPPLLHQFYVDRSYYLAQVKYLLMLRWRRFCHHTSVIEKLYPHYKDQMSRLTSEYEDAVQRARRLSASREKILTGRGNPDGLLTQDDVVIFLRWLICHLHSVKNIHQFLRVLHYMPACERKSKESQPTITEGLKETLHQTQLADGVSVPVYDVPLHTGQMEEFLPELQSLINYFHLSYDAGKIKTTADEMELFSVVWREFRMIFRQQEQMKTFPQYDGTDVKESQWGRKSASMALKKEASWIPFIQVKPKRDPCQQKLVTKLKEKKSVDELLKMQSRFLQVPDLLHVAATLKEDAAHVGDLQSAPTSSVSHSSKTKQQKISEIWTRIYNPASLTQETHNHSSRDRDRGGRDRKSLKGQTSGTTNESYSLEDSLQLLGLNDGPEEGTSDPIITRGAYLSLIYLRHLKLRQLQRSCLGMLNYLRSVERTLTFDLAGLQLEEGELCSTAEETGRMNAARGGRGEAGGLGSLQYSHNTPVDYKVHCSEFMEFAEVENLHDFYRTEERFIHTQDQRGFYIVYDAALRDLEELENELLLVGSHFIQRNKTKQTGTAERASTSTADIRFWAGTDVDRVAVLLDLWTCETEFLESKIQLLNCYYEAYQHTAGTEERFALAGVITDIMHSRPHLDLDQDYFVQVYRAEIGCLQIHQQLIKDVLDNQIEKQRQYLQRIWRNDSKDSVHDYGLPPNYVPKHLVSLGGSSPELINVFLLEVHPSLCLASAVYHGLVQAHIELCELHRATGVTDKLILRQKLLQLALQSWNSLASPGASYSSQIQKDLFSDVFFEDPILVQKVGLSLVRSAEEKDMKQGREKQSYAVETFSKLLELVTIRHRLLESASETAHLAQLYRNVASDLGFDEFHLYMRPEQFEVAEQKDRTEQRPVFITAVLEDDSSIDRFTPSHLPLSIQELDENQIGRFSFSSEEAVVHLMNKQGIENLQVTLACQVTQKNALISAVKLACLCYWAKEGEDSLHSDEHITTRFESKPGSDTDNLQDKSSLSKSSTRTPTSSKERLMEAFVSIQLEKVGLRDEMLNSFMKTKQAMGGLIKTPDEAAKIKRRLIIDFLKKFSTQISQHCVRAQIVAYHYSLTSLLDGIPSIRQSHFMSRQVSETKVILDSGVDLRPDPRTFKRRPQRLLSADGKTLLNLWYIPDFSEVLHMFKTLEVLACSAALYHTLQIVSALHDIIYYLVSFSRLGNTDDTCSWRKREQEAAGSHLAADWGGSEGIGAELLEIQRQVDRLSDPSSPESVSRLLQLRRQVVFLQFDAAVRHLIREAFISSGDIASYQTVSDNMAAALPLLSDSIQTDVFSLTLPVPRPLETKGCQAQTMFPWRSFITCNGLLPLRVWDVPPIEHCMQLCLSGLSDRSRLQANAAILGVSLLMEDVLNSGREAEPVGLHGNRDDLPHDGKPNEGAKSCLQAEEEEKRTSVSDSSAPLQDPIRVQSVLRGFLLLMKQLQVFKESWARRRLGVEMFSTAGLYQQFVKIYRAEIFYPSMRALAQQLGKEHDYEVLISGSQSLLPPPGASEVDVKVWQLHRLLESTECDMIRAVQRRISRELTLVVSERTRQDTGLPTELWKKSAVKYSLSPERPQIVESFIQQLMERAEETEGQLRVSVDHLQQCLTHLGCSVTERERGSFLLYSQFYEQILQQQTQLLYQREQDLKNRKDSQASNPHKEVAVLCRGMISEISALQARVAHLEEEKRSLEQKLSLKFKERYDPLVRQLFSTCIQLKAGLDEYRRRMEQDVSVMVNSIRREGVDKIIKLRKKKHGSTKDNDDLKLTQLKKEEVQELNLENSRLTALLCKLKALSRWRQAVDEGKLHRQLLQTQQREISSRIEALRVKMTSEEEVVYLQDELDAARHVLTCCQTECSSAKKLLSRKTEELQVVRHRSAQEARSRRELDSYRVQSLEQMRADVEDRERRLRALSGQLDRGSKMSQLQRQRSAKEIRKVKGKLQQERCLKQEAFQQVDKLQNQVSDMEAAFSRCTSTAGQSRTYYTLSVSRLSTRSPSAGLQRASQQQSALQLGSLTNHAKIQDFAAEPRHRKAETAGSRSNTRMDRPKAVSETPKRYRSQGSVSPACSDC, encoded by the exons ATGTGTGACGCATACAGAGTTTCCTCTTCTGTTAAAGTGGAGCAGATGGAGGCAGAGTTGCGGCATCAACTCTCATCACTCAGGGCGGAAATTGAAGAGAATGGATTTCCCCGGAGAGCAGTGCCCTCCAAATCCTACAG TTCTGTTCCACCTCCAAAAGATATTTCTTTCTTCCGTTTGGAGAGGGAGCAGACACTAAGAAGAGGACTTCAG GTGGCTGAAACTTTACCTGTTCAGTCTCAGTCTGACGTCATgcagagagagctggagagttGCTTGAGTTTGGAGTACACATCTGATagtcttcctcctctgctgcaccAG TTCTACGTGGACAGATCATATTACTTGGCTCAAGTGAAATATCTGCTCATGCTGAGATGGAGGAGATTTTGCCACCACACCAGCGTCATCGAGAAGCTTTATCCTCATTACAAG GATCAGATGTCACGATTGACGAGTGAATACGAGGATGCTGTTCAGAGAGCTCGCAGACTGTCGGCAAGCAGAGAGAAGATCCTGACCGGCAGAGGAAACCCCGACGGCCTGCTGACTCAGGATGATGTGGTCATTTTCCTGCGGTGGCTGATCTGCCACCTGCACTCTGTTAAAAACATTCACCAATTTCTGAGG GTGCTGCACTATATGCCAGCTTGTGAAAGGAAAAGCAAAGAATCCCAGCCAACCATCACAGAGGGTCTTAAGGAGACGTTACATCAGACTCAACTTGCTGACg GAGTGTCAGTACCAGTTTACGATGTTCCCCTGCACACTGGTCAAATGGAAGAGTTTCTACCTGAGCTTCAGTCCTTGATCAACTACTTCCACCTGTCATACGACGCTGGAAAAATCAAGACCACTGCAGACGAGATGGAGTTATTCAGCGTG gtgtggagggagTTCAGAATGATCTTCAGACAACAAGAGCAGATGAAAACGTTTCCTCAGTACGATGGTACAGATGTCAAAGAGAGCCAGTGGGGGAGGAAGAGTGCGAGTATGGCTCTGAAGAAGGAGGCCAGCTGGATCCCCTTCATTCAG GTGAAGCCTAAACGGGATCCTTGTCAGCAGAAGCTCGTCACAAagctgaaggagaagaagagtgTTGATGAGTTGCTGAAGATGCAGAGCAGGTTTCTTCAG GTTCCTGATTTGCTCCATGTGGCTGCGACTCTTAAAGAAGATGCTGCTCATGTTGGCGACTTACAATCTGCACCGACCTCATCTGTCTCacacagcagtaaaacaaaacagcaaaagatCTCCGAGATCTGGACGAGGATTTACAACCCTGCCAGTCTCACTCAG GAAACACACAATCACTCAtcaagagacagagacagaggaggacgggatAGAAAGAGTTTGAAGGGTCAAACCTCAGGCACAACAAATGAAAG CTACTCTTTGGAGGACAGTCTGCAGCTCCTCGGTCTCAATGATGGTCCAGAGGAAGGAACGTCAGATCCCATCATAACCAGAGGAGCTTACCTGTCCCTGATTTACCTGCGTCATCTTAAGCTCAGACAGCTCCAG CGTTCCTGTCTTGGGATGCTAAACTACCTGCGCTCTGTGGAGAGGACTTTAACCTTTGACCTGGCAGGTCTGCAGCTGGAGGAAGGAGAACtgtgcagcacagcagaggaaacagGCCGGATGAATGCAgctagaggaggaagaggggaagcAGGAGGTCTCGGCTCACTGCAATACAGCCACAACACTCCTGTTGACTATAAG GTCCATTGCTCAGAGTTCATGGAGTTTGCTGAGGTGGAGAATCTTCATGATTTCTACAGAACAGAGGAGCGTTTCATCCACACTCAGGACCAGAGAGGGTTTTACATCGTGTACGACGCCGCGCTGAGGgacctggaggagctggagaacGAGCTTCTTCTAGTCGGCTCACATTTCATCCAGAGAAACAAAACGAAGCAAACAGGAACAGCTGAGAGAGCCTCCACCTCGACAGCAGACATCCGCTTCTGGGCCGGGACCGATGTTGATCGTGTTGCAGTGCTTCTCGACTTGTGGACATGTGAGACTGAGTTTTTGGAGAGCAAAATACAG CTCTTGAACTGTTACTATGAGGCCTATCAGCATACAGCAGGGACTGAGGAGAGGTTTGCGTTGGCTGGAGTTATCACTGACATCATGCACAGTCGGCCACACCTGGACCTGGACCAGGATTATTTTGTTCAGGTCTACAGGGCCGAAATTGGCTGTCTGCAAATCCACCAGCAGCTGATCAAAGACGTTCTGGACAATCAG ATTGAAAAACAGCGTCAGTACCTTCAACGCATCTGGAGAAACGACAGCAAAGACTCCGTTCATGACTACGGCCTTCCACCAAACTACGTTCCCAAACATCTGGTCTCACTTGGTGGCAGCAG CCCTGAACTGATTAATGTGTTCCTTCTGGAGGTTCACCCGTCCCTCTGCCTGGCCTCTGCAGTCTATCACGGTTTAGTCCAGGCTCACATCGAGCTCTGCGAGCTGCACCGAGCCACCGGCGTCACTGACAAACTCATCCTGCGACAGAAGCTCTTGCAGCTGGCCCTGCAGAGCTGGAACAGCCTGGCTTCACCTGGAGCCTCCTACAGCTCTCAAATACAGAAAGAT CTGTTCTCAGATGTATTCTTTGAGGACCCGATTTTGGTCCAGAAGGTGGGGCTGTCATTAGTAAGATCTGCTGAGGAGAAGGACATGAAGCAGGGAAGAGAGAAACAATCATACGCTGTGGAAACTTTCTCCAAGCTGCTGGAGCTCGTAACCATCCGCCATCGTCTGCTGGAGTCAGCCTCGGAGACTGCACATCTGGCACA GTTGTACAGAAATGTAGCTTCAGATCTCGGCTTTGATGAGTTCCACCTTTACATGCGGCCGGAGCAGTTTGAGGTCGCTGAGCAGAAAGACCGAACAGAGCAGAGGCCTGTTTTCATCACTGCGGTACTGGAGGATGACAGCTCCATAGACAG GTTCACCCCGTCCCACCTGCCTCTGAGCATCCAGGAACTGGACGAGAACCAGATCGGGAGGTTTAGCTTCAGCTCAGAGGAGGCAGTTGTTCAT CTTATGAACAAACAGGGCATAGAGAACCTTCAGGTGACTCTGGCCTGTCAGGTTACACAGAAGAATGCCTTGATAAGTGCTGTGAAACTGGCTTGTCTTTGCTATTGGGCAAAAGAG ggtGAAGACAGCCTTCATTCTGATGAACATATAACAACAAGATTTGAATCTAAACCAGGAAGCGACACTGACAACCTGCAGGACAAATCTTCACTCTCAAAAAGCTCCACGAGAACTCCCACCTCATCCAAGGAGAG GCTGATGGAGGCCTTTGTGTCCATCCAGCTGGAAAAAGTGGGTCTGCGTGACGAGATGCTGAATTCATTTATGAAGACGAAACAGGCCATGGGGGGTCTCATAAAAACCCCA GATGAAGCAGCAAAGATCAAAAGGAGGCTCATAATCGACTTTCTCAAGAA ATTCAGCACACAGATATCTCAGCATTGTGTGAGAGCGCAGATTGTTGCGTATCACTACAGTCTAACCTCCCTTTTGGACGGCATTCCCTCCATTCGTCAGTCCCACTTCATGAGTCGTCAAGTCAGCGAGACGAAAGTTATTTTGGATTCAGGAGTTGATCTTCGTCCAGACCCCAG GACCTTTAAACGTCGGCCGCAGCGGTTGTTGTCAGCAGACGGCAAAACTCTCCTCAACCTGTGGTACATCCCCGACTTCTCTGAAGTGCTTCACATGTTCAAAACACTGGAGGTTCTG GCCTGTTCTGCAGCTCTCTATCACACTCTGCAGATAGTTTCTGCCCTTCATGACATTATTTATTACCTGGTCAGTTTCTCCAGACTGGGAAACACAGATGACACTTGTagctggaggaagagagaacagGAGGCTGCAGGTTCACATCTGGCAGCTGACTGGGGAGGAAGTGAAGGCATCG GAGCAGAGCTGCTGGAGATCCAACGTCAGGTTGACCGTCTGTCGGATCCCAGCAGCCCAGAGTCTGTCAGCCGTCTGCTGCAGCTGCGCAGGCAGGTCGTCTTCCTGCAGTTTGATGCTGCTGTGAGGCACCTGATCAG AGAGGCGTTCATCTCCTCTGGTGATATCGCTTCTTATCAGACTGTGAGTGACAACATGGCCGCTGCCCTCCCTCTGCTGAGCGACAGCATCCAGACTGACGTGTTCAGTCTCACGCTGCCTGTTCCTCGACCTCTAGAGACTAAAGGCTGTCAG gCACAGACGATGTTTCCATGGAGAAGTTTTATAACGTGTAATGGTTTGCTCCCGCTGCGTGTCTGGGACGTCCCACCCATCGAACACTGCATGCAG ctgtgtctgagtggtctgagtgatcgcAGCAGACTGCAGGCCAATGCAGCAATCCTCGGTGTGTCCCTGCTCATGGAGGACGTCCTGAACAGCGGAAGAGAGGCAGAGCCTGTcggtctccatggcaacagagaTGACCTTCCACATGATGGAAAACCTAATGAG gGGGCTAAAAGCTGCTTACAagctgaggaagaagagaagaggactTCTGTTTCAgactcttctgctcctcttcaGGATCCGATCCGAGTCCAGTCTGTGCTGAGAGGTTTCCTCCTGCTGATGAAGCAGCTTCAGGTCTTCAAGGAGAGCTGGGCTCGAAGACGTCTGGGTGTTGAGATGTTCAGTACGGCCGGTCTGTACCAACAGTTTGTGAAAATCTACAG AGCTGAAATCTTTTACCCCAGTATGAGAGCTCTGGCTCAACAACTGGGTAAAGAACACGACTATGAGGTCTTAATTTCTGGCAGCCAGTCTCTCCTGCCCCCTCCTGGAGCTTCAGAGGTGGATGTGAAAGTCTGGCAG CTTCACAGACTGCTGGAGAGCACTGAATGTGACATGATCAGAGCGGTGCAGAGGAGGATCAGCAGAGAGCTGACCCTGGTTGTTTCAGAGCGAACACGTCAAGACACAGGCCTCCCCACAG AGCTGTGGAAAAAATCCGCAGTGAAGTACAGTCTGTCTCCTGAGCGGCCACAGATCGTGGAATCGTTTATCCAGCAGCTGATGGAAAGAGCTGAAGAGACTGAGGGACAG ctGAGGGTCTCTGTGGATCATCTCCAGCAGTGTCTGACTCACCTCGGCTGTTCTGTGACGGAGCGAGAGCGCGGCAGCTTCCTGCTTTACTCGCAGTTTTATGAACAAatcctgcagcagcagactcAGCTTCTCTACCAGAGAGAACAG GATTTAAAGAATCGTAAAGACTCTCAGGCAAGCAACCCTCACAAAGAG GTGGCTGTTTTATGTCGTGGGATGATTTCGGAGATCTCAGCGCTGCAGGCTCGAGTCGCTCACctggaagaagagaagagatcTCTAGAGCAGAAACTCAGTCTCAAATTCAAAGAACGTTACGACCCTTTGGTCCGACAACTCTTCTCCACCTGCATCCAGCTAAAG GCCGGGCTTGATGAGTACCGGCGGCGGATGGAGCAGGACGTGAGTGTGATGGTGAACAGCATAAGAAGAGAAGGAGTGGACAAAATTATCAAGCTCAGGAAGAAGAAGCACGGCAGCACCAAAGACAACGATGATCTTAAACTCACACAGTTAAAG AAAGAAGAAGTCCAGGAGTTGAACCTGGAGAACAGCCGGCTGactgctctgctctgtaaaCTGAAGGCTCTGAGCCGCTGGAGGCAGGCGGTCGACGAGGGGAAACTTCACCGACAGCTGCTCCAAACTCAGCAG AGGGAGATCTCCAGTCGCATTGAGGCCCTCAGAGTGAAGATGACatcagaggaggaggtggtttACCTGCAGGACGAGCTGGACGCCGCCCGCCACGTGTTGACCTGCTGTCAGACGGAGTGCAGCAGCGCCAAGAAGCTGCTCAGCAGAAAG ACAGAGGAGCTCCAGGTGGTCAGGCATCGGTCTGCGCAGGAGGCCCGGAGCAGGCGGGAGCTGGACAGCTATCGAGTGCAGAGCCTGGAACAAATGAGAGCCGAcgtggaggacagagagagacggCTCAGAGCGCTCAGCGGGCAGCTGGACAGAGGCAGCAAGATGAGCCAGTTACAGAGACAACGCAGCGCCAAAGAGATCCGAAAG GTGAAGGGAAAGCTGCAACAGGAGCGCTGCCTCAAACAAGAGGCCTTTCAGCAAGTGGATAAGCTGCAGAACCAGGTGAGCGACATGGAAGCAGCTTTCTCCAGGTGCACCTCTACAGCAG GGCAAAGCCGGACTTATTACACGCTGTCGGTCAGCAGATTGAGCACTAGAAGTCCCTCAGCAG GTCTACAAAGGGCCAGTCAGCAGCAGTCCGCCCTGCAGCTCGGCAGCCTCACAAACCATGCCAAGATTCAGGACTTTGCTGCAGAGCCAAGACACCGCAAAGCAGAAACAGCCGGGAGCCGTTCTAACACGAGGATGGACAGACCCAAAGCTGTGAGTGAGACACCTAAAAGATACCGGTCTCAAG GATCCGTCTCGCCTGCGTGTTCTGACTGCTGA